The Kiritimatiellia bacterium genome has a window encoding:
- a CDS encoding 3D domain-containing protein — protein sequence MVRPMFRIIMLLGALLLASSCATTPKEARRPPDRTLNMTVTAYCPCGKCCGWRRNWLFRPVISSGPRRGKPKAVGVTASGTKARPGTIAADTRLLPFGTVLYVPGYGYGRVEDIGGDIQGHRLDVFFKRHSTAEAWGVQRLPVRVWYAAPAAR from the coding sequence ATGGTGCGGCCGATGTTCCGAATCATCATGCTGCTGGGCGCGCTGCTGTTGGCGTCCTCCTGCGCCACGACACCGAAAGAGGCCCGGCGGCCCCCGGACCGGACGCTGAACATGACCGTCACGGCCTATTGCCCCTGCGGGAAATGCTGCGGCTGGCGTCGCAACTGGCTCTTCCGCCCGGTCATCAGTTCGGGACCGCGCCGCGGCAAACCCAAGGCCGTCGGCGTGACCGCCTCCGGGACAAAGGCCCGGCCCGGCACCATCGCGGCGGATACCCGCCTCCTGCCGTTCGGCACCGTCCTGTACGTGCCGGGCTACGGCTACGGCCGGGTCGAGGACATCGGCGGCGACATCCAGGGCCATCGCCTCGATGTCTTCTTCAAGCGGCATTCCACGGCCGAGGCGTGGGGCGTCCAGCGGTTGCCGGTCCGCGTGTGGTACGCGGCGCCGGCCGCCCGCTGA
- a CDS encoding KTSC domain-containing protein: MSRWAWMAGAVMAAVLMAVPVMAEEAALQDVESTLVQAVGYDAATQTLTVKLVTDGSVYEYFGVPQEVYDQFMAAESKGNFFAKNIKNVYKFQKKQ, translated from the coding sequence ATGAGTCGCTGGGCATGGATGGCGGGCGCGGTGATGGCGGCGGTGCTGATGGCGGTCCCGGTGATGGCGGAGGAGGCGGCGCTGCAGGATGTCGAGTCCACCTTGGTCCAGGCGGTGGGCTACGACGCGGCCACGCAGACGCTGACGGTCAAGCTGGTCACGGACGGCAGCGTGTACGAGTACTTCGGCGTGCCGCAGGAAGTCTACGACCAGTTCATGGCGGCGGAGTCGAAGGGGAACTTCTTCGCCAAGAACATCAAGAACGTCTACAAGTTCCAGAAGAAGCAATAA
- a CDS encoding RNA-binding protein: MNIYVGNLSFKATDADLRAAFEPFGQVKSAKVVEDRETGRSRGFGFVEMSNDDEGRKAIEAVNNQEIAGRAVRVNEARPREDRPPRG, from the coding sequence GTGAACATATACGTCGGGAACCTGTCGTTTAAAGCCACCGACGCGGACCTCCGCGCCGCGTTCGAGCCGTTCGGCCAGGTCAAGTCGGCCAAGGTCGTGGAAGACCGGGAAACGGGACGCTCCCGGGGCTTCGGCTTCGTGGAAATGTCCAACGACGACGAGGGCCGCAAGGCCATCGAGGCCGTGAATAACCAGGAAATCGCCGGGAGGGCCGTCCGCGTCAACGAGGCGCGCCCGCGCGAGGATCGTCCCCCGCGCGGCTGA
- a CDS encoding LCP family protein, with the protein MRESRHGARRAVLWAGLLAAAGLTAWQVRSEWASAPFTILVLGSDTRSASEPGRSDAIFVLRADPARRSMSGLSLPRDLYVPIRGLPTLQTNRINTALFYGDYFGVPGGGRRAARETVSRLLGVPIDGVVVLGFPIVQDIVDSIGGVEVYIDHLVVDRSFFPVKGGRGYAVWFGPGWNYLDGRRALEFVRLRKPDTDFGRMDRNRQFVAALQEALEGRLGAWQRLRLLARVKSRIRTDMSPARKTRTAWVFSRCADGPIRWNTLARDEVEAAVTAQGAQVLVPVPGALKRAGLRLLEGRTTALARSPGRPKTNF; encoded by the coding sequence ATGAGAGAAAGCCGTCATGGCGCCCGGCGCGCCGTTCTGTGGGCGGGCCTCCTGGCCGCCGCCGGGCTGACCGCCTGGCAGGTGCGGTCGGAATGGGCGTCCGCGCCGTTCACGATCCTGGTCCTGGGCTCGGACACGCGATCCGCGTCGGAACCGGGCCGGTCGGACGCCATCTTCGTATTGCGCGCGGACCCGGCGAGGCGAAGCATGAGCGGGCTCTCCCTGCCGCGCGACCTGTACGTGCCGATCCGCGGCCTGCCGACCCTGCAGACCAACCGCATCAACACCGCCCTCTTCTACGGCGACTATTTCGGCGTGCCGGGCGGCGGACGGCGGGCGGCCCGAGAGACGGTGTCGCGCCTGCTCGGCGTCCCGATCGACGGCGTCGTCGTGCTCGGGTTCCCGATCGTGCAGGATATCGTGGATTCCATCGGCGGCGTGGAGGTGTACATCGACCACCTCGTGGTGGACCGCTCGTTCTTCCCCGTGAAGGGCGGGCGGGGTTACGCCGTGTGGTTCGGGCCGGGCTGGAACTACCTCGACGGGCGGCGTGCCCTGGAGTTCGTCCGGCTGCGCAAGCCCGACACCGACTTCGGGCGGATGGACCGGAACCGGCAGTTCGTCGCCGCACTGCAGGAAGCCCTGGAAGGCCGGCTGGGCGCTTGGCAGCGGCTCCGGCTGCTGGCCCGCGTGAAGAGCCGGATCCGCACCGACATGAGCCCAGCCCGGAAGACGCGCACCGCCTGGGTATTTTCCCGGTGCGCCGACGGGCCGATCCGGTGGAACACCCTGGCCCGCGACGAGGTCGAGGCGGCCGTCACGGCGCAGGGCGCGCAAGTCCTGGTTCCGGTGCCCGGCGCGCTGAAACGCGCCGGCCTCCGGCTTCTCGAGGGGCGGACGACCGCCCTGGCCCGGAGCCCCGGGCGCCCGAAGACGAACTTTTGA
- a CDS encoding zinc ribbon domain-containing protein — translation MSDIQLQCLGCSKAFLVSDDQAGLLVPCPQCGRQIAVPVPSDQAERAPKLALRREGPLAAVGMNCPSCGATMPPGAVLCVECGYDVRKGVRLGETPGWPPYVRWLIAGAGVIIVVMLVKTFLRPHAISEIAAPAPAVQAPPPAPTAPVPAPEAAPVAEPAPAPPPVPVPPSETNAPLAEPEVSAEELTRLEADYRASLQGRLDQQQPLYRPGDVVELRKVNGLVIRGKLKSVDAQNALVLREEGEASVPLAELDRESRVRCDAAFRDKFIEYLVKKNIGSIRPPESP, via the coding sequence ATGTCGGACATACAACTTCAATGCCTCGGTTGCAGCAAGGCCTTCCTCGTTTCCGATGACCAGGCCGGGCTCCTGGTCCCGTGTCCCCAGTGCGGCCGCCAGATCGCCGTGCCCGTGCCGTCGGACCAGGCCGAGCGCGCGCCGAAGCTGGCCCTCCGCCGGGAGGGCCCCCTGGCGGCCGTCGGCATGAACTGCCCGTCCTGCGGCGCGACCATGCCGCCGGGCGCCGTGCTCTGCGTCGAATGCGGATACGATGTGCGCAAGGGCGTCCGGCTTGGCGAGACCCCGGGCTGGCCGCCGTACGTGCGCTGGCTGATCGCCGGCGCCGGCGTGATCATCGTGGTCATGCTCGTGAAGACCTTCCTGCGCCCCCATGCGATTTCCGAGATCGCCGCGCCGGCGCCCGCGGTGCAGGCCCCGCCGCCCGCGCCGACGGCGCCCGTGCCCGCGCCCGAAGCAGCCCCCGTCGCGGAGCCGGCGCCCGCCCCCCCGCCGGTGCCGGTCCCGCCGTCCGAGACGAACGCGCCCCTCGCCGAGCCGGAGGTTTCCGCGGAGGAGCTGACCCGCCTGGAGGCGGATTACCGCGCGTCGCTCCAGGGCCGCCTGGACCAGCAGCAGCCGCTCTACCGGCCGGGCGACGTCGTGGAACTGCGCAAGGTCAACGGGCTGGTCATCCGCGGCAAGCTCAAATCGGTGGATGCCCAGAACGCGCTGGTACTGCGCGAGGAGGGCGAAGCCTCCGTGCCGCTGGCCGAGCTCGACCGGGAAAGCCGGGTGCGCTGCGACGCGGCGTTCCGGGACAAGTTCATCGAGTACCTGGTCAAAAAGAACATCGGTTCGATCCGGCCGCCCGAATCCCCCTGA
- a CDS encoding response regulator — protein sequence MKEKHSLHELEAEVAELTRLLVQSERAQSLGALSGGVAHHFNNLLSVILGYSSFVLNRESLSKEAAEALRKIAEAAQRGRRLTEEILAFLGGDSEEVKPCSVHDTLRHVLSLLESQTGTAIRVRTHFDARRDTVLSVPSAIHQIVFNLLTHAIDSLPGGGWLEVSTTNERMGGEAGEREFLQLDVVDLSEKGAEPRRAAPEAGARKSLKLSSAYGMVGRLEGSLVITEQGDAGSRVRVLLPVGAAGAAAPEETKRRRRLTPRVIWVVDDDPIFREMCRQVLSDSGHEVEELDSGSAFKERWRKGGAKPDLIIMDFSMPEYNGLQLCEWLKAEGGLVPVILVSGFAATQPDIARALRLKRTSFLQKPFSFREMTDVVTMAMGETLIGE from the coding sequence ATGAAAGAGAAGCACAGCCTTCACGAACTCGAAGCCGAAGTGGCGGAACTGACGCGGCTGCTGGTGCAGTCCGAGCGCGCCCAGTCGCTGGGCGCGCTGTCCGGCGGCGTGGCCCACCATTTCAACAACCTGCTGTCGGTGATCCTCGGCTATTCCTCCTTCGTGCTCAACCGCGAGTCCCTCTCGAAGGAGGCCGCCGAGGCGCTGCGCAAGATCGCCGAGGCCGCCCAGCGGGGGCGCCGCCTGACGGAGGAGATCCTGGCGTTCCTCGGCGGCGACAGCGAGGAGGTCAAGCCGTGCAGCGTGCACGACACGCTGCGCCACGTGCTCTCGCTGCTCGAATCCCAGACCGGGACCGCCATCCGCGTGCGCACCCATTTCGACGCCCGCCGCGACACGGTCCTCTCCGTGCCCAGCGCCATCCACCAGATCGTCTTCAACCTCCTGACCCACGCGATCGACAGCCTGCCGGGCGGCGGCTGGCTGGAGGTCAGCACGACGAACGAGCGCATGGGCGGCGAGGCCGGGGAGCGCGAGTTCCTGCAACTCGACGTCGTGGACCTTTCGGAGAAGGGGGCGGAGCCCCGCCGCGCCGCGCCCGAGGCCGGCGCGCGCAAGAGCCTCAAGCTCTCCAGCGCCTACGGCATGGTCGGCCGCCTCGAGGGCTCGCTCGTCATCACCGAGCAGGGCGACGCGGGGAGCCGCGTGCGCGTCCTGCTGCCCGTCGGCGCCGCCGGCGCGGCGGCCCCCGAGGAGACGAAGCGCCGCCGGCGCCTGACGCCGCGCGTGATCTGGGTGGTCGACGACGACCCCATCTTCCGGGAGATGTGCCGCCAGGTCCTTTCCGACAGCGGCCACGAGGTCGAGGAACTGGACAGCGGCTCGGCGTTCAAGGAGCGCTGGCGCAAGGGCGGCGCGAAGCCCGACCTGATCATCATGGATTTCAGCATGCCGGAGTACAACGGCCTTCAGCTCTGCGAATGGCTCAAGGCCGAGGGCGGTCTCGTGCCCGTGATCCTGGTCAGCGGCTTCGCCGCCACGCAGCCGGACATCGCCAGGGCCCTGCGCCTGAAGCGGACCTCCTTCCTCCAGAAGCCCTTCTCGTTCCGCGAGATGACCGACGTCGTCACCATGGCGATGGGCGAGACCCTGATCGGGGAATAA
- a CDS encoding prepilin-type N-terminal cleavage/methylation domain-containing protein, with the protein MSRPRRAFTLIELLVVIAIITILMSILIPVAKLGVENARRATCRSNLKQIGAALYLYAADPVMNGEFTLIRPRQTPLIRQWPLPSHAMLLGGAQPAGGFVDPTFVSNRVRSLLVDPKVWVCPSDKIDGDNKTPVTPAATIAALNRFNISYMYIAGHRLTASPENAAVAPLMCDEANATENGSATPGDMPDITEDDNHGAEYRNVLYLDGHVAAIQNADAANSIFTNLVNTAILQSID; encoded by the coding sequence ATGAGCAGACCGCGCCGGGCGTTCACGTTGATCGAGTTGCTCGTGGTCATCGCGATCATCACGATCCTGATGTCCATCCTCATTCCCGTGGCCAAGCTGGGCGTCGAAAACGCCCGGCGGGCCACCTGCCGCAGCAACCTGAAGCAGATCGGCGCCGCGCTGTACCTCTACGCGGCGGACCCGGTGATGAACGGGGAGTTCACCCTCATCCGGCCCCGGCAGACGCCGCTCATCCGCCAGTGGCCCCTGCCGAGCCACGCCATGCTGCTGGGCGGAGCGCAGCCCGCCGGAGGCTTTGTCGACCCGACCTTTGTCAGCAACCGGGTGCGCAGCCTCCTTGTGGATCCCAAGGTCTGGGTGTGCCCCAGCGACAAGATCGACGGCGACAACAAGACGCCCGTGACGCCGGCGGCCACCATCGCGGCCCTCAACCGTTTCAACATCAGCTACATGTACATCGCGGGCCACCGGCTCACGGCCTCCCCGGAGAACGCGGCCGTCGCCCCCCTGATGTGCGACGAGGCCAACGCCACGGAAAACGGCTCGGCGACGCCCGGCGACATGCCGGACATCACGGAAGACGACAACCACGGCGCCGAGTACCGCAACGTGCTTTACCTCGACGGCCACGTGGCGGCGATCCAGAACGCCGACGCCGCCAACAGCATCTTCACCAACCTCGTCAACACCGCGATCCTGCAGAGCATCGACTGA
- a CDS encoding tRNA threonylcarbamoyladenosine dehydratase, which yields MTRDAAFFSRNELLLGPDAVTRLGEALAVIAGLGAVGSFALEALARAGVGRFRLADFDEIRASNLNRHLAALHSTLGRKKVEAAAARVADINPDGRVEALELFADESSFPRILAGPPDVVIDAIDSVGPKSALLTAAVRAGARAVISCMGAANRGDPLAVKVAPLSKTRDCPLAREVRGRVPKELQKHVLCVYSDEPPWHPPAPPEADGALRRGRPRRTLGSLCCVTGVFGLVAAREAIRAICGK from the coding sequence ATGACTCGCGATGCAGCCTTCTTCTCGCGCAACGAACTGCTGCTCGGCCCGGACGCCGTGACGAGACTGGGCGAGGCCCTCGCGGTCATCGCCGGCCTGGGGGCCGTGGGTTCGTTCGCGCTCGAGGCCCTCGCGCGCGCCGGGGTCGGGCGCTTCCGCCTGGCGGATTTCGACGAGATCCGCGCGAGCAACCTGAACCGCCACCTCGCCGCGCTCCACTCGACGCTCGGCCGCAAGAAGGTCGAGGCCGCCGCGGCGCGCGTGGCCGACATCAACCCGGACGGCCGGGTCGAGGCGCTGGAACTGTTCGCCGACGAGTCATCCTTCCCCCGAATCCTGGCCGGGCCGCCGGACGTGGTGATCGACGCGATCGACAGCGTCGGGCCCAAGTCGGCCCTGCTGACCGCCGCCGTCCGCGCGGGCGCGCGGGCGGTGATCTCCTGCATGGGCGCGGCCAACCGGGGCGATCCGCTGGCGGTGAAAGTGGCGCCGCTTTCAAAAACGCGCGACTGCCCGCTGGCCCGCGAAGTCCGCGGCCGCGTTCCGAAAGAGCTGCAGAAACATGTCCTCTGCGTGTACTCGGACGAACCGCCCTGGCACCCGCCGGCGCCGCCGGAGGCGGACGGCGCGTTGCGCCGCGGGCGCCCGCGCCGGACACTGGGGAGTCTCTGCTGCGTGACGGGGGTCTTCGGCCTCGTCGCGGCGCGGGAGGCGATCCGGGCGATCTGCGGTAAGTGA
- a CDS encoding RluA family pseudouridine synthase — MIRQHVIEVPPADAGKRLDLFLVARLPGTTRPLVTRAIERKAVHVNDRPAAKGTRLAAGDRIEIVELMETTDWKAAPNPELPLAVLHENPAFLVLDKPAGLPVHPLEPGDAHTLVSALLARYPELSALGPDPLFPAIAHRLDADTSGVLLAARDEATYDFFRRQFRAGSVEKKYVALVIGHVERGGRLDQFLAHAGGEAHRMIVVRDGTRGRRPMRAITEYEPRERLPGHTLLDVRIRTGVTHQIRCQLASAGHPVAGDRLYGRASEDIPRLFLHAAEIAFRDPRAGTECRFQAPLPADLQAALESLRSRGSSTLQKQADGGRRSRDAAWSWIDAHCHLQDERLAPDLDGVLARARAAGIERMICCGSTESDWPRVAELAGRHADLVPAFGLHPWYLRERSAQWIENLERLLIEHPGAGVGEIGLDHAIPDRNDAEQEEVFLAQLQLARRLGRPVWIHSRRAWGRLPDLLREFGRHEPGLVLHSYSGPAELMGQLAELNAYFSFSGTITRSNNRRGREAAARAPAERLLIETDAPDLPPVIRAADGSAHVPALSEPAHLVYVAGALAEIRGWTLEETARVTLENARNLSFRRHKVAGEARK; from the coding sequence ATGATTCGTCAACATGTCATTGAGGTGCCGCCCGCGGACGCGGGGAAACGGCTCGACCTTTTTCTCGTGGCGCGCCTGCCGGGCACGACCCGGCCGCTGGTCACCCGGGCCATCGAGCGGAAGGCCGTCCATGTCAACGACCGGCCGGCCGCCAAGGGAACCCGGCTGGCGGCGGGCGACCGGATCGAAATCGTCGAGTTGATGGAGACCACCGACTGGAAGGCCGCGCCCAACCCGGAACTGCCCCTGGCCGTGCTCCACGAGAACCCGGCGTTCCTCGTGCTCGACAAGCCCGCGGGCCTGCCCGTCCACCCGCTGGAGCCCGGCGACGCGCACACGCTCGTCAGCGCCCTGCTCGCCCGCTACCCGGAACTGTCGGCCCTCGGGCCCGATCCCCTGTTCCCGGCCATCGCGCACCGGCTGGACGCGGACACCTCGGGCGTTCTCCTGGCGGCGCGGGACGAAGCCACCTATGACTTCTTCCGCCGCCAGTTCCGGGCCGGGTCCGTCGAAAAAAAATACGTGGCGCTCGTGATCGGCCACGTGGAGCGCGGGGGGCGGCTGGATCAGTTCCTGGCGCACGCGGGGGGCGAGGCGCACCGGATGATCGTGGTCCGGGACGGAACGCGCGGCCGCCGTCCCATGCGGGCGATCACGGAATACGAGCCGCGCGAGCGCCTGCCCGGGCACACGCTCCTCGACGTGCGCATCCGGACGGGGGTCACGCACCAGATCCGTTGCCAGCTCGCGTCGGCCGGGCATCCGGTCGCGGGCGACCGCCTGTACGGGCGCGCTTCGGAAGATATCCCGAGGCTTTTTCTGCACGCGGCGGAGATCGCCTTCCGCGATCCGCGCGCCGGGACGGAATGCCGCTTCCAGGCCCCGCTGCCGGCGGACCTTCAGGCCGCGCTCGAATCCTTACGGTCTCGCGGGAGCTCGACCCTCCAGAAACAAGCGGATGGAGGGCGGCGTTCCCGCGACGCCGCCTGGTCATGGATCGACGCCCATTGCCACCTGCAGGACGAGCGGCTGGCGCCCGACCTCGACGGTGTCCTGGCCCGGGCCCGCGCGGCCGGCATCGAGCGGATGATCTGCTGCGGCTCGACGGAATCCGACTGGCCCCGCGTCGCGGAACTGGCCGGGCGGCACGCGGACCTCGTCCCCGCGTTCGGCCTTCACCCGTGGTACTTGCGCGAACGTTCCGCACAATGGATCGAGAACCTCGAACGCCTGCTGATCGAGCACCCCGGCGCCGGCGTCGGGGAAATCGGGCTCGACCATGCGATCCCGGACCGGAACGACGCGGAACAGGAAGAGGTCTTCCTAGCCCAGTTGCAACTGGCCCGGCGGCTCGGCCGGCCCGTATGGATTCACAGCCGCCGCGCCTGGGGCCGTTTGCCCGACTTGCTGCGCGAGTTCGGCCGCCACGAGCCCGGCCTGGTGCTGCATTCCTATTCCGGGCCCGCGGAACTCATGGGACAACTGGCGGAACTCAACGCGTACTTCTCTTTCTCCGGCACGATCACCCGCTCGAACAACCGGCGCGGGCGCGAGGCCGCCGCGCGGGCGCCAGCGGAACGGCTGCTCATCGAAACCGACGCCCCCGACCTGCCGCCGGTCATTCGCGCCGCTGACGGTTCTGCCCATGTTCCGGCCTTGAGCGAGCCGGCGCACCTGGTCTACGTGGCCGGGGCGCTGGCGGAAATCAGGGGGTGGACGCTGGAGGAGACGGCGCGCGTCACGCTTGAAAATGCCCGGAACCTTTCCTTCCGGCGACACAAGGTCGCCGGGGAGGCGAGAAAATGA
- a CDS encoding lysophospholipid acyltransferase family protein, producing the protein MKHRVRDYVEYGLVRGLTALVGRLPHRAALALGWALARLAFLVARRRMRKFERRIAQVFGDTKSPRERRRILWLAWRNLVFNGIESMRTPLVTREWIHRVVDQRDVHLLFENMKDGRGAVLAVPHMGNWELAGVGMQLLGARLMIIVRRQKNMLTYEWLNRVRASAGIESFLREAHSFMGIVKGLQHGKVLAILPDLRAKAQFVAVPFLGHTAQIPAGMAAFAREAGVPIIPAYAVREGWTRHRWLGFPPIHPDPALDRDSDIERMTRYVIGFFDQVIREHPDQYFWFNGRWVLGEESK; encoded by the coding sequence ATGAAACACCGGGTGCGCGATTACGTGGAATACGGACTCGTGCGCGGCCTGACCGCGCTCGTCGGGCGGCTGCCCCACCGCGCGGCGCTGGCCCTCGGCTGGGCGCTGGCCCGGCTGGCCTTCCTGGTCGCCCGCCGCCGGATGCGCAAGTTCGAAAGGCGGATCGCCCAGGTGTTCGGCGACACGAAATCCCCCCGCGAGCGCAGACGAATCCTATGGCTGGCGTGGCGCAACCTGGTGTTCAACGGCATCGAGTCCATGCGCACGCCCCTCGTCACCCGCGAGTGGATCCACCGCGTGGTGGACCAGCGCGACGTCCACCTGCTGTTCGAGAACATGAAGGACGGGCGCGGAGCCGTCCTGGCCGTCCCGCACATGGGCAACTGGGAGCTGGCCGGCGTGGGGATGCAGCTCCTGGGAGCCCGGCTGATGATCATCGTCCGCCGCCAGAAGAACATGCTCACCTACGAATGGCTCAACCGCGTGCGCGCCTCCGCGGGCATCGAGTCGTTCCTCCGCGAGGCTCACAGCTTCATGGGTATTGTAAAGGGGCTGCAGCACGGCAAGGTGCTCGCCATCCTGCCGGACCTGCGGGCCAAGGCGCAGTTCGTGGCCGTGCCGTTTCTCGGGCACACGGCCCAGATCCCCGCCGGCATGGCCGCCTTCGCGCGCGAGGCCGGCGTCCCGATCATCCCGGCCTATGCCGTCCGCGAGGGCTGGACGCGGCACCGCTGGTTGGGCTTCCCGCCGATCCATCCCGATCCCGCGCTCGACCGGGATTCGGATATCGAGCGGATGACGCGCTACGTCATCGGGTTTTTCGACCAGGTCATCCGCGAACACCCGGACCAGTATTTCTGGTTCAACGGGCGGTGGGTGCTGGGCGAAGAATCGAAGTAG
- a CDS encoding SUMF1/EgtB/PvdO family nonheme iron enzyme, protein MALALLGGGLVGGVVKAGDRAAGAPPLAAIPAGRFVMGGREAEPPQERREVEVPAFRMGLHEVTVREWVAWLNTPGAAGYPGSPQIVRRGDRFRPARGQARRPAAWVSLADAQAYCGWLSERTRLRVRLPTEAEWERAARGGLEGARYPWGWGAPEGRACFAAKEAREVGSYPPNPYGLRDMAGNVFEWCAPDPAGGAFARGGSWAENDPRFLRVYNRVSFPAGYRDADVGFRIVVEQDE, encoded by the coding sequence TTGGCGCTGGCGCTGCTCGGGGGCGGGCTCGTCGGCGGGGTCGTGAAAGCGGGGGACCGCGCCGCGGGCGCGCCGCCCCTGGCCGCCATCCCGGCCGGCCGCTTTGTCATGGGCGGCCGCGAGGCCGAGCCCCCGCAGGAACGGCGCGAGGTCGAAGTCCCGGCCTTCCGCATGGGCCTTCACGAGGTGACGGTGCGGGAGTGGGTCGCATGGCTCAATACCCCGGGCGCCGCGGGCTACCCGGGCTCGCCGCAGATCGTCCGCCGCGGGGACCGGTTCCGGCCGGCGCGCGGGCAGGCCCGCCGCCCGGCGGCCTGGGTCAGCCTGGCCGACGCGCAGGCCTACTGCGGCTGGCTTTCGGAGCGGACCAGGCTTCGCGTCCGCCTGCCGACGGAAGCGGAGTGGGAGCGCGCCGCGCGCGGCGGGCTCGAGGGCGCGCGCTATCCTTGGGGCTGGGGCGCGCCCGAGGGCCGGGCCTGCTTCGCCGCGAAAGAGGCCCGGGAGGTCGGCTCCTACCCACCCAACCCGTACGGCCTGCGCGACATGGCCGGCAATGTCTTCGAGTGGTGCGCGCCGGACCCGGCCGGCGGCGCCTTCGCCCGCGGCGGAAGCTGGGCGGAAAACGATCCGCGTTTCCTCCGCGTGTACAACCGCGTATCCTTTCCCGCGGGCTACCGGGACGCCGACGTCGGGTTCCGGATCGTGGTGGAGCAGGACGAATGA